One Sodalinema gerasimenkoae IPPAS B-353 DNA segment encodes these proteins:
- a CDS encoding SHOCT domain-containing protein — MTQHNSLLQQAKHGQPQAIVAILNNRLRLQGVFVAKHSLKNDCLSLMLQGQQVKSQGKVISCIEEGLKKLKPKDLLSATIYARTSANSKVIWKQTIVLSQFASQEKKIEEEATDSTISRENPISDSEISLAENQPRTEKRVDSYPTTYSQVSGITHLPSQTRRKTVINNTKSKHLGKGFNSFLERTKAKLELNLEYKSFEDHLDSVTVLLTVFFLFGIWLTAYSVSFLFILPLLVLGCVSSCVALYKNRNFINWFFLGFLGFFIWGLPYVYLVFMPADNLEKVKKRNQEIKQRNQEIKQERKLKKELENQERKLKEEIESQTILSLFKDETIVFDQTASYRGGLKGYPTHLEKVGMAYLTENALIFIQDILKCKLMYSDMVDVTLDNFQIEDHRSLLLSGDTARQLQNVKNIVNIKYIDEDSVERDVKFQIHGALMVQGEEIKAREFLNRILDFKHQFLKPEIHISQEQGDDVFAKLDKLNDLKNRGIISDDEFECKKSKLLDEI, encoded by the coding sequence GTGACACAGCACAATTCCTTACTTCAGCAAGCTAAGCACGGTCAGCCTCAAGCAATTGTTGCGATCTTGAACAATCGCTTGAGATTACAAGGGGTTTTTGTGGCTAAACATTCCCTTAAAAATGATTGTTTGAGCTTGATGCTGCAAGGACAACAGGTTAAATCTCAAGGTAAAGTAATATCTTGTATTGAGGAAGGATTAAAGAAACTGAAACCTAAAGACTTACTATCTGCAACAATTTACGCGAGAACGTCAGCTAACTCTAAGGTGATTTGGAAGCAAACTATTGTGCTCTCGCAGTTTGCATCTCAGGAGAAAAAAATCGAGGAAGAAGCCACCGATAGTACTATATCTAGAGAAAATCCCATTTCTGATTCCGAGATATCCTTAGCAGAGAATCAGCCCAGAACAGAAAAAAGGGTTGATTCTTATCCTACAACTTATTCTCAAGTTTCTGGAATAACTCATCTACCCAGTCAAACTCGACGAAAAACAGTTATCAATAATACAAAATCCAAACACTTGGGCAAGGGATTTAATTCTTTTTTGGAACGAACCAAAGCTAAGCTTGAATTGAACTTGGAGTATAAAAGTTTTGAAGATCACCTAGATTCAGTTACTGTATTATTAACTGTTTTCTTTTTATTTGGTATTTGGTTGACAGCTTATTCAGTATCATTTTTATTTATCCTGCCATTGCTTGTGTTAGGGTGCGTGTCTAGTTGTGTCGCACTTTACAAAAATCGAAATTTTATAAACTGGTTTTTTCTTGGTTTTTTAGGTTTTTTTATATGGGGCTTACCTTATGTTTACTTAGTTTTCATGCCGGCTGATAATTTAGAAAAAGTTAAAAAAAGAAACCAGGAAATTAAACAAAGAAACCAGGAAATTAAACAGGAAAGAAAGCTCAAAAAGGAACTTGAAAACCAAGAAAGAAAGCTTAAAGAAGAAATTGAAAGTCAGACAATACTAAGTCTATTTAAAGATGAAACCATCGTCTTTGATCAAACGGCTAGTTATCGAGGTGGACTCAAAGGATATCCGACACATTTAGAAAAAGTAGGTATGGCTTATCTCACCGAGAATGCCTTGATTTTTATTCAAGATATCTTGAAGTGTAAACTTATGTATTCTGACATGGTGGACGTGACATTAGACAATTTTCAGATTGAAGACCATCGCTCGTTACTGTTAAGTGGTGACACCGCTCGTCAGCTACAAAATGTGAAAAACATAGTCAATATTAAGTATATAGATGAAGACTCAGTGGAACGAGATGTCAAGTTCCAAATTCATGGGGCACTCATGGTTCAAGGAGAAGAAATTAAGGCGAGAGAATTTTTGAACCGAATTCTAGACTTTAAGCATCAGTTTTTAAAGCCAGAGATTCACATATCTCAAGAGCAAGGAGATGATGTATTTGCTAAGCTAGACAAACTGAATGATTTAAAAAATAGAGGGATTATTAGTGACGATGAGTTTGAGTGTAAAAAATCAAAATTACTCGATGAAATCTAA
- a CDS encoding DUF3352 domain-containing protein — MVKPSLTLTVLLSTVLGLSPLSAQTEEMSERAIAPPEMIQTLPANTAAVLLLNGQKAWQEFERFQGFDGISEVFTDPGFLPFVPFVGSDEDEVRPWMQGWTATAVIPLSSFATDMDMATVTIMPLADEPAFDTYLSLLEIDYGISPTQETYQGVEIQVYPQIEVFPNVSDVPEVPDFWPDPPREMQPPKWGRSQQLLNQYLLTPLSKLLGKMDADGSIETPFPTPDEEMAPYTLYKPSVAIARLPNNTVIFARRLEDIQAYLDIPPTTVSLADNPEFQKLLHRPELDTAVVALYGNFKQLADLSRNLDSQAPNVPFVLPPGSGVSQIGDLYAQTYTSFNALIWADDAGGRLQFRSNYREPQPEIAAASQNPNRILSRLPGGTYVSTNGINLGQSLLALVSMVEGIPEMASVLDGVRGEIRQSLGLELQDLFQWMDGEFALFLYPPIGGNQDALLPFLPFEIGLYFQTGDRPAAEQVLSALDNWILNISEGFIEISRESLDNQPFTSWNLPMGFEDETLSQVAHGWITEDTLLLTTGMASVNRLYPQPRVRLLDSYNFQTAIAPFPDNRTSLAYYNLGAIVAATRDLWRSPMVVFDDTIPLEGEELPPDPFFEFLQSLRSLSLGVSIDEEREQLDIRLVLSPKRH, encoded by the coding sequence ATGGTCAAGCCTAGCCTCACCCTGACCGTTCTCCTCTCTACTGTCCTCGGTCTCTCCCCCCTATCAGCCCAAACCGAGGAGATGTCGGAAAGAGCGATCGCCCCACCGGAGATGATCCAAACCCTCCCCGCCAATACCGCTGCGGTGTTGTTACTCAACGGCCAGAAGGCTTGGCAAGAATTTGAACGCTTCCAAGGCTTTGATGGCATTTCCGAAGTCTTCACCGATCCCGGCTTCTTGCCCTTTGTTCCCTTCGTGGGGTCTGATGAGGACGAAGTACGCCCCTGGATGCAAGGTTGGACGGCCACCGCCGTGATTCCCCTGTCCTCCTTTGCCACAGATATGGACATGGCAACAGTCACCATAATGCCCTTGGCTGACGAACCGGCCTTTGATACCTATCTCAGCCTGTTAGAAATCGATTATGGGATTTCCCCGACTCAGGAAACCTATCAGGGCGTTGAGATTCAGGTTTATCCTCAGATTGAGGTCTTTCCTAACGTTTCCGACGTTCCCGAGGTTCCAGACTTTTGGCCTGACCCCCCCCGAGAGATGCAACCGCCTAAATGGGGGCGTTCTCAACAACTCCTCAACCAATATCTGCTCACGCCTCTCTCAAAACTGCTGGGCAAAATGGACGCTGATGGTTCTATTGAGACTCCATTTCCTACCCCAGACGAGGAGATGGCCCCCTATACCCTCTATAAACCCAGTGTGGCGATCGCCCGCCTCCCCAACAATACCGTTATTTTTGCCCGTCGTCTCGAAGATATTCAGGCCTATCTGGACATTCCCCCCACAACCGTTTCCCTAGCTGACAACCCCGAATTTCAAAAACTCCTCCATCGCCCCGAACTCGACACAGCCGTCGTGGCCCTCTATGGAAATTTCAAACAGCTTGCCGATCTCAGTCGTAACTTAGACAGCCAGGCCCCCAACGTTCCCTTTGTCCTACCCCCCGGATCAGGAGTCTCCCAAATTGGAGATCTCTACGCCCAAACCTACACCAGCTTTAACGCCTTAATTTGGGCCGATGACGCCGGGGGACGGTTGCAATTTCGCAGCAACTACCGGGAACCCCAACCTGAGATTGCGGCCGCTTCCCAAAACCCCAACCGCATCCTCTCCCGACTTCCGGGGGGAACCTATGTTTCCACTAATGGTATCAATTTGGGCCAGTCTCTGTTAGCCCTAGTCTCCATGGTAGAGGGGATTCCTGAGATGGCCTCGGTTCTGGATGGAGTTCGGGGGGAGATTCGTCAGTCCTTAGGCTTGGAACTGCAAGACCTGTTTCAATGGATGGATGGGGAGTTTGCCTTATTTCTCTATCCTCCCATTGGGGGGAATCAGGATGCGTTGTTGCCTTTTCTCCCCTTTGAGATTGGCCTTTATTTCCAAACCGGCGATCGCCCTGCCGCAGAACAAGTCTTATCAGCCCTCGATAACTGGATTCTCAACATCAGTGAGGGGTTTATCGAGATTTCTAGAGAATCCCTGGATAATCAGCCCTTCACCAGTTGGAATCTCCCCATGGGATTTGAGGATGAAACCCTCAGTCAAGTTGCCCATGGCTGGATTACTGAGGATACCCTATTACTCACGACGGGAATGGCATCGGTGAACCGTCTGTATCCCCAGCCACGAGTTCGCCTATTGGACAGTTATAACTTCCAGACGGCGATCGCCCCCTTCCCCGACAACCGAACCAGTTTGGCCTATTACAACCTCGGGGCGATCGTTGCCGCAACTCGGGACTTGTGGCGGTCTCCTATGGTGGTGTTTGACGACACGATTCCCCTGGAGGGGGAAGAACTCCCCCCCGATCCCTTTTTCGAGTTTCTCCAATCTCTCCGCAGTTTGAGTTTAGGGGTATCCATTGACGAAGAGAGAGAACAACTCGATATTCGCCTTGTCCTCTCTCCTAAGCGACACTAG
- a CDS encoding transposase gives MSPSETNDYDSPWKEALEVYFPDFMAFFFPQAYEDIDWSRGYEFLDQEFQQIVRDAELGKRLVDKLVKVWRKDNQEALVLIHLEVQSQYEAQFNQRVFVYNYRIFDRYKLPVASLVILADDRPNWTPKNFGYELWDSKISFEFPSVKLLQYQDQWDQLQEDVNPFAVMVMAHLKTQATRQQPDQRLQWKLEVTKSLYRRGYSRQNILELFRLVNWIMTLPEELELSFNTEIAAFEEEEKMPYITPLERFAQEAGVSAGVLTRGREDILDILETRFGPVPSSLSDRINAIDDATYLKTLLIQAVTLPSLEDFEQAIAPNS, from the coding sequence ATGAGTCCATCGGAGACCAACGACTATGATAGCCCCTGGAAAGAAGCTTTAGAAGTCTATTTCCCCGACTTCATGGCTTTTTTCTTTCCCCAAGCCTATGAGGACATCGACTGGTCACGAGGGTACGAGTTTCTCGACCAAGAGTTTCAGCAAATTGTCCGAGATGCGGAACTGGGAAAACGACTGGTCGATAAACTGGTGAAAGTTTGGCGTAAAGACAACCAGGAGGCCCTTGTTCTCATCCATCTCGAAGTGCAAAGTCAATACGAAGCTCAATTCAACCAACGGGTTTTCGTCTATAACTATCGCATCTTTGACCGCTACAAGCTACCCGTGGCCAGCTTGGTGATTTTGGCCGATGATCGACCCAACTGGACCCCTAAGAACTTCGGCTATGAACTCTGGGATAGCAAAATCTCATTCGAGTTTCCCAGCGTCAAACTCTTACAGTATCAAGACCAGTGGGATCAGCTACAAGAGGATGTGAACCCCTTTGCGGTGATGGTGATGGCCCATTTGAAGACCCAAGCCACCCGACAGCAGCCGGACCAACGACTACAATGGAAGCTGGAGGTGACCAAAAGCCTCTATCGTCGGGGCTATAGCCGTCAAAACATTCTGGAACTCTTCCGACTGGTGAACTGGATCATGACCCTCCCGGAAGAGTTGGAGTTATCGTTTAACACTGAAATTGCCGCCTTTGAGGAGGAGGAAAAAATGCCTTACATCACCCCCCTAGAGCGTTTCGCTCAAGAAGCCGGAGTCTCAGCCGGAGTGTTAACAAGGGGCCGTGAAGATATCCTAGATATCTTGGAAACTCGGTTTGGACCTGTTCCCAGTTCCCTGAGCGATCGCATCAACGCCATCGACGACGCCACCTACCTGAAAACATTACTGATTCAAGCCGTCACCCTCCCCTCCCTAGAGGACTTTGAACAGGCGATCGCACCCAATTCGTAA